The DNA window CACCTGATCTTCATCAATAAACCAGAGCGCGCTTTGTGAAGAGCAGAAAATACAGGCAAAACTCAATAGCAAAAAAATGAGGGCAATCAGGATTTTTCGCACCTCATCATTTTCGTTTTTTGTGTTTTTGTTGCCGGTTTCCCCAGGTGAGGATTGGGACCTTTCGGTTATCATGTCGGCCTTTAACCCCAAACGGCCAGCACTTTAGTGAATGGAGTTTTTCAACTGGCAAAAGTGCGCCCGCCTGACTGCTTTGACAAAGTGACGGCCATTGGAATAATTGCTTCCTTAAATAAGGAGTCTATAACCAGGCGCAAAGGATGCGCTTTAAAATAATGGCAGAGCCAATTTTAAGCTTGTCCCGGCTGTTGTATCTCACGGGTTACTTAAGTTAAGCTTTTTGGAAAGCAATAGCGGTGTTAAGGACTTGGGTTTTTATAACTGCCCCATGTTGCGGTTATATCGCCCAGGATATTTATTTCTGGGGCAGGAGTTTTTTAAACCGGGTTTGCACCCATACCCAGTTTAGAAATAAAAATCATTGTTGCCCAGAACGGCTTTACAAAAGTTGGCCTAAGTTTCAACAAACTTAACAATGTCTTTCTCTGCATGGGCCGGTTCCTGTTCCAACACCGGCAGAGAAAAACTAAAGGTACTGCCCTGGTTCAGTTTGCTTTGCATCCAGATTTTTCCCTGGTGAGCCTTAATAATGGCCTTGCTCATGTATAAACCTAGGCCGGCCCCACTTACTTCAAAAGTGCTCTCTTCATGGATGGCCCTGAAGAAGCGGGTAAAAAGAAACCGCTGGTTCTCTTCAGAGATGCCTACGCCGGTATCTTTTACGTCAACCTGAACCTGACCATCTTTTGACTCTACCCAAACCTCCACGCTGCCGCCCGGCAACGTGTAATTGTAAGCATTGTTGAGCAGATTATGCATCACCTGGGTCAATCTGCTCCAATCACCTTCAATCCAGATAGGCTCATCAGGCACATGGATGCTGAAGGCCAGGTTTTTCTTTTCCATTTGCGCGGCCCATTGTTCGGCCTCGGTTTGCACAATTTCCACCAGGTCTTCTGTTTCCTGGTCAATGCCTAACGTGCCGGCGTCAATTTGCGATAGGTCTAGCATTTGCTGGATGATATTGAGCAGGTCGGTTACATTTTGTTCGATGGCCGTAATAAAGCTTAACTCGCGCTCGTCCAATTTTTTGGAGGCCGTCATCTTCAATAAATCGTTGTAGCCTTTGATAGCGGTGGGCGGGGTTCTGAGTTCGTGCGACATGCTGGTGATGAAGTCGTCCTTGAGTTTTTCGGCTTCAACTTCGCGGGTAATGTCGCGCAGCACCACCACCGACCCCAACCGCTCGCCATCTGAAGTGACCACCGGCGCGGAGAGGGCGCTCAAAAATCGGCGTTCTATTTCAAAACGGCGCGACTCGTGGAAGTCAAGACCGGTCAAATGATTGAGCAATTCTAACGATTGTTCTTTACCCGGTTGGTATGCTTGACTTGTAACCCCATTCTCTTGAAGTTGAAAATAGGCAAAATCGCCGCCGATGGCCTCAAAAATTCCTTCAGCCGCAGGATTGATGGTGATAATATTGCCCTCTAAATCTTGCACAATTACCCCATCAGCAATACTGTTAAGAATAGCGTTGAGTTTACCGGCTTCTTCCCGCAACGCGGCCGTTTTTCTTTGCAGTTCGGCCGTCATATTGTCAAAGGTGCTGGCCAGAGAGCCAATCTCGTCTTTGCCTTTGAGGCCGGTGCGCTGGTCCAGATTACCTTTGGCAATCTCTTGCGAGGTCTGCACCAGGCGAATGATGGGCCGGATAATCCGTTGGGAAACGGCGTAACCAATCACCAGCACCGCCACCACCCCGCCGGAAAAGATAATAGACAGGAACAGACGGTTTTGGTTGTTGGTGTCGGTAATGAAATTGGTAGAGAGGGCTACGGCATAAATGCCGTAGATCCGGTCCCGCAGTTTAAAAGGCGCAAAAGCCAAACGATAATTTTGCCCGCGCGCTTCTACTCCCGGTTCAGCCGGGGCGCCTGTATCCTCTATATCCTCCAGCAGCGTCACTTCTCCGCCCTGGTCAATCACCTGTTGAAACCGTTCCGGGGTGAGAGCTTGTGACAACTTTTCCCGGTCGGCCTCAGTGGTCACCAGGGTGGAGATGATGACATTGCCTTTGTCGTCAAACAGAGTGATTTCGGCCAGGGCCAGATCACGAATGGCCTCAACTTCTTTTTTTAGGTAGGTGCCCACCAGCACGGCCCCAATGGTTTTTCCGTCCATTTTGACCGGGCCAACGGTGTAAACAATCCGTTCATTTGAGGTGGGGTCTATGGCCAGTTGCACCTCTTTGAGGTTGCCTTTAGGATCAGACAAAACGCGGGCCACCGCTTGCCAGTTGAAGAAGTCTGCCCCGCTGCCCAGATAAGTTTGGGCGGGGGCGTTGGGCGACACCGCTTCCCGCTGCAAACGCAGCACTTCCTTACCCTGGGTATCCAGCAGCACAATGCTGTCAATATCGGCGGCATTGGCGATGATGGGCGAGACCAGGTTGTCAAGCTCTTCAAATCTGCGATCAACCAGGGCCTGGGGCACGCCAATGGTATTGGCTACGGCCCGTTCCACTTCCAGGCGCAGTTCTTCTCGATTGACGATCTCATCGCTCACAATCCGCCCGGCATCAAGCAACTGGTTGCGGAAACGCTCTTCAAAACTGCCGGCCACCAGTTGGGTGACCACAAACGTGCCAAATGCAGCCAACACCAACGTTAGCAAAGCATAGGGGATGATAATTCTATGTCGAATGCTGGACGAGAAAAATCTTGATCCCGCGCTCAGCCACTGGAGCGGACTCTTCATGATCTATCAAAACAACTCAGGTCTGGATACCATTGTCTCCCCCGGTTCAGGGGCTTATGGTATAATCCTACTAAGAAACTGCCGGTAGGCTTGGGGGGTGTGTCCCCCTCTAGTTTCTTTTCCGGTTGAATAAGGTCCCGGCCTTTAAGGAATCTTCAGGAGAAAACTATTAATTATGTACAGTTTAGATGATACCATAGCTACTATTGCTACGTCAATAGGCCAAAGTGGTATTGGCATTGTTAAAATCAGCGGCCCGGAAGCCCGCGCCATTGGCCAACAACTCTTTCGTTCGGCCAGAGGAGCGGGCCGGTTACAGCCCTATCGCCTGCATTACGGCCACATTATTGAGCCTGAGTCCCAGGCCGTTGTAGACGAGGCCCTGGTAGTTTACATGCCCAAACCCCATAGTTACACCCGGCAGGACATCATTGAAATTCAAGCCCACGGCGGCATTACGCCCTTGCGCCAAATTTTAGAGCTGACCTTCAGCCTGGGCGCCCGCCCCGCCGAGGCGGGCGAGATGACCCTGCGCGCCTTTCTCAACGGCCGGCTAGACCTGGCCCAGGCCGAAGCCGTGCTGGACATCATTGAGGCCAAAACCGACGCCGCCCTGCGGGTGGCTACGGAACAACTGGGCGGCTCTCTTTCGGCCCAGGTTTCTGGGGTGCGGCTGGCCTTGCTTGATATCCTGGCTTTTTTGGAAGCCAGCATTGATTTTGTGGAAGACGAAATCCCTTTTCAGGATGTCGTTGGTCCTTTAAGTGAAGCCTCCTTGCGGCTGGAAAAGTTACTTCAAAGCGCCGACAACGGCATTGTTTATCGCCAGGGCGTGCGGGCCGCCATTGTGGGCCGGCCCAACGTGGGCAAAAGCAGCCTGCTCAATGCCTTGCTGCGCGGCGACCGGGCCATTGTGACCAACATTCCCGGCACCACCCGCGACACCCTGGAAGAAACGGCCAATGTGGGCGGCATCCCGGTGGTGTTGGTAGATACCGCCGGCATCCGGGCCGCGCCTACGGATGAAGTTGAACGCATGGGCGTAGCCCGCAGCCAAAACGCCCTGGCCCGGGCCGACTTGGCCCTGCTGGTGGTTGACGGCAGTGGTGATCTGGAAACCGGAGATTGGGAGATTGAGGCGTTGGTCAAAAACAAACCGGCTTTGTTGGTCATTAATAAAAATGACCTGGCCGCCACCGAGGCGCACCCCATCCCGGCTGATTTTTTGCCCACTGCCGCAGCCCGTGTTTTTATTTCTGCCCTTACCCAAGAGGGAATTGACACCCTGGAAACGGCCATTGTTGATCTGGTGCTGGGTGGCCGGGTCACTCTGGCCGATACACCGCTGGTGAGCAACCCCC is part of the Anaerolineae bacterium genome and encodes:
- a CDS encoding HAMP domain-containing protein, which produces MKSPLQWLSAGSRFFSSSIRHRIIIPYALLTLVLAAFGTFVVTQLVAGSFEERFRNQLLDAGRIVSDEIVNREELRLEVERAVANTIGVPQALVDRRFEELDNLVSPIIANAADIDSIVLLDTQGKEVLRLQREAVSPNAPAQTYLGSGADFFNWQAVARVLSDPKGNLKEVQLAIDPTSNERIVYTVGPVKMDGKTIGAVLVGTYLKKEVEAIRDLALAEITLFDDKGNVIISTLVTTEADREKLSQALTPERFQQVIDQGGEVTLLEDIEDTGAPAEPGVEARGQNYRLAFAPFKLRDRIYGIYAVALSTNFITDTNNQNRLFLSIIFSGGVVAVLVIGYAVSQRIIRPIIRLVQTSQEIAKGNLDQRTGLKGKDEIGSLASTFDNMTAELQRKTAALREEAGKLNAILNSIADGVIVQDLEGNIITINPAAEGIFEAIGGDFAYFQLQENGVTSQAYQPGKEQSLELLNHLTGLDFHESRRFEIERRFLSALSAPVVTSDGERLGSVVVLRDITREVEAEKLKDDFITSMSHELRTPPTAIKGYNDLLKMTASKKLDERELSFITAIEQNVTDLLNIIQQMLDLSQIDAGTLGIDQETEDLVEIVQTEAEQWAAQMEKKNLAFSIHVPDEPIWIEGDWSRLTQVMHNLLNNAYNYTLPGGSVEVWVESKDGQVQVDVKDTGVGISEENQRFLFTRFFRAIHEESTFEVSGAGLGLYMSKAIIKAHQGKIWMQSKLNQGSTFSFSLPVLEQEPAHAEKDIVKFVET
- the mnmE gene encoding tRNA uridine-5-carboxymethylaminomethyl(34) synthesis GTPase MnmE, with translation MYSLDDTIATIATSIGQSGIGIVKISGPEARAIGQQLFRSARGAGRLQPYRLHYGHIIEPESQAVVDEALVVYMPKPHSYTRQDIIEIQAHGGITPLRQILELTFSLGARPAEAGEMTLRAFLNGRLDLAQAEAVLDIIEAKTDAALRVATEQLGGSLSAQVSGVRLALLDILAFLEASIDFVEDEIPFQDVVGPLSEASLRLEKLLQSADNGIVYRQGVRAAIVGRPNVGKSSLLNALLRGDRAIVTNIPGTTRDTLEETANVGGIPVVLVDTAGIRAAPTDEVERMGVARSQNALARADLALLVVDGSGDLETGDWEIEALVKNKPALLVINKNDLAATEAHPIPADFLPTAAARVFISALTQEGIDTLETAIVDLVLGGRVTLADTPLVSNPRHKSLLQRALAHIRAAIEAQQNDISPDLVSIDVREAVEALGEITGETVTEDLLDTIFGKFCIGK